TTCCACCAGTGGTTTTTATAATATATTCATACATTAGAATACTTACAGTCTGTATTAGGAGTTCAAAAGATTTCAGAAGAAAGGCTCTACACACCTGCTTACCTCATCTTTTCATTTTCACTAGTTTTTCTATGAATTCTTGTTTTGAAGTTATTAATAACAGACTGCAGTCAAGTATCCCTCTGATCATTTCTGTTATATTATCAGTTGATTATTTGGTTATCCCCCCTTTGTTCAATCCAATTATATATGGTTTGAAACTGCAAGAGATCCTGATTAAGATCAAGAAGCTGATTTCTCACAAAAAAAAGCCACATGCCTCTTTTTAAAATTGCCTTTTTGAAGCTACAGAATCGTATCTGTTTGCTGAAATAGTTATTTACTTAGAATTGGATTTGATGATATTTAGTTTTGCATTGAAAAACACATACGTGGCATTAATGCACCCTATGAAAGCAATCTAGAGTAGGAGTTATTAAATTAATACATTCAATATTTTTGCTAGTTTGGTCATTTCGTGTAGTcatggcagtcatggtctggtggttagggcaCCAGTCTTGTTAGgggaccggagggttgtgggtttgattcccaatgACTGAAGTGCTCTTGCACAAGGCACTTCCCCAACTgttaccacagccccctagtgatcactaatGTGCACTTTGTAAGTTGCACTAGGCAAGGGTACCACAGCCACCTAGTGATCACTTTGTCAGTTGCTCTGgctaagagtgtctgctaaataccTTAAATGTGTATGCAAATTGTTGGTTCATAGAGGTGTTAAGAGGTGTTAACCTCACTGTCATTCATTAAAATTGTTTGCTTTTAGAATTAAGAAAGCATTTAGGCTTTTAATTAACTTAAAATGTAGTATAAGTataataattttcattttaatgttaAAAATTGAAGAGAATAAATTGTGACTTTGATAAAGCAATGCTAAACAGAACTCAAGAACACTTAGAACACTGGAATATCTGGAATATGAATATCTGAAGCTCAATTTGAAGAGTTACGTTATGTTCAGTTGTATTTATGGGTTTATCTTCAGTTTCCTTTTAATTAGCTTAGCTTAGTTTATAAACAAATTGGATTTATTCCTGTTTAATGATGGTGATATGTTTCATGATTTAATATTTGGAATTTCATTTTTGATATATAAAATGTCTCCGAATGATAATAAACAGCCATTTGTTTCTGTTATGAACACTCAGATAAGGCAGTTTTTGCCATTCCAGTCATGTTTGTGTTGTTGCTGTGCCCTACTGGGGTCACTGCTCCTTATGTTCCTGCTCTGGCACCGAGGGCACTGCTCCTCAACCACCATGCACATTTTAGATTTTGTTTTCATATGCCGGTCTTCCAGAAATTCCCATAACATTTGTGAGATATTTTAATGGGAACCCATTGCTACAGCAGTACTGAGCATGGGTGGAACTTAAATCTTTGGTGACATAAGTCATTGGTAGAGATGGTATAAAAGCACAGTTGATATACAGTATCACTCAACAAGAAGAAACACAAATTAATATGTGACTTCTTTCGTTCTGAAATTTAACTGAAAAACACTCAATTGGGCATTACAACTACCCGATACAATTCAAAAGTCTATTCTTACAGATTCATGAATTACGCATGGATTATTCTACTAATATTACATACTTAATTCTGGAAGGACATGTGGACTTGaaaaagtacagatacatttattttataattGCTCTCATGGTCTATTTGTTGATTATATGTTGTAATACTGTTGTAATTtctgttatttacacaaacaaacatctaCATGAGCCTATGTACATATTTGTCGCTGCATTGCTTTGCAATTGTCTATTTGGAACAACTGGTCTATATCCTAAATTACTGAGTGACTTATTGTCTGAAAGTCAAGTGGTGTCTCTTCAAGCCTGTGTATTTCAGGCATTTTTCATTTATACATGTGGTTCTTCAGAGTTCACTCTGTTATCTGTCATGGCCTATGACAGATATGTGTCCATATGTAAACCATTACAATATGCAACTCTTGTAAAAATGTCCACAGTTAAAAAGCTTTTGTTTTTCAGTTGGTTTTTGCCTTCCTGTGAAAATAGTGTTGGGGTGATATTAACATTCCAACTTCAATTTTGCAAATTCAGAATACATAGAATTTATTGTGACAATTATTCCATTGTTAAATTAGGTTGTGGAGACATATCTCTGAACAATTTGTATGGATTATTTGTTTTAACTGTGGCTGTATTTCCACCTGTGGTTTTCATAGTTTTCTCATATATTCGCATACTTACAGTCTGTGTAAAAAGTTCAAAAGATTTCAGAAGAAAAGCTCTACAAACCTGCTTACCACATTTATTAAGTCTTGTTAGTTTCACTCTCACCTCGTGTTTTGAAGTTATCAGTAGCAGATTTGAATTAAACATGCCCAATATTGTTGCCATGATAATGTCAGTTGAAATTTTTGTTATTCCCCCTCTAATCAATCCTTTGATATATGGACTAAAATTACAAGAGATTTTTAATAGGATTAAGAAAATGACACGGAGAAAGATAGATCCATCTTTTTAGGCTTGCTTTTATTCCACTCTACACTAACCTTTTAAAAGAGAAAATAAAAGTAATGTGCAATGGTCTGCATTTTCTGCATTGCAGTTTATTTTCATTTAATTGTATTCCACTTTAATAAACAGACTGAAGCTGAATGTGCTGGCAGACTCAGACTGTGTTACAAAACATAAAGATTGTTTGCTGAAAATTTAACTTGAATATTAATTTCTGTAAGCCATCTTCTGTTCTATCTCACATAAGCATTTAATGTACTTGAATTTGGTACTGAACTTTAAACTTTGCATATTCAGTACTTTTTACTAATTCAAATGCAAAAAAAAGGTAATTAAATGGCGTCTTTAAATttggattttgtgaatgtatatTCATTCTGTGACGTGACAGAGGCAGCATGAGGCAAGGTTAGAGCTGCGAAGTCTTTATTGTCCATGCTCAGAAAACTGAAAGTGAGCCACTCTTAGCACGAAGAGAAAAGGGCCCAAAGGCCCTGAAAATAGCTATCAGTAGCACACGCTAATGAACAGTCACTCTTTGTAGTCCGTAAGACCACAGTCCGGAACCATAAAAGCCCCAGACGAAGGAACCTGCAAGTGTTTTAAAGAATACTAAAGGGTTTTAAACATTGTACTAATATTACATATTTAACTCTGGCAAGATATGTAGAGTTAGAGAGGCACAgatatgtttattttataattATTCTCATGGTTTACTTGTTAATTATTTGTTGTAATACTGTTGTCATATGTATGAACAAGACTCTCCATGAACCTATGTATGTGAAAAAGCTCGTTTCTTTATTGGGTTTTGCCTTCATGTGAAAATGGTGTTGGAATTATTTTGACATTTCAACTTCAATTATGTAAGGATATATTTAATTGAATTTATTGTGATAACTATTCAATGGTTAAATTAAGTTGTGGAGACACACTTGTTAACAATGTATATGGACtacttttttttattgttgcTGTAGTTCCACCAGTGGTTTTTATAATATATTCATACATTAGAATACTTGCAGTCTGTATAAGGAGTTCAAAAGATTTCAGCACACACCTGCTTACCTCATCTTTTCATTTTCACTAGTTTTTCTATGAATTCTTGTTTTGAAGTTATTAATAACAACATTTCTGATCATTTCTGTTATATTATCAGTTGATTATTTGGTTATCCCCCCATTGTTcaatacaatatatatacatatatacataaatatatatacatatatttatatatgggTTGAAATTGCAAGAGATTCTGAAAAAGATCAAGAAGTTGATTTCTCACAAAAAAAAGCCACATGCCTCTTACACATGTGGCATTAATGTACCTGATGAAAGCAATCTAGAGTAGAAGTTATTTAATTCATAAATTCAATAATTTTGTGTGTAATTTTGTGTAGTgatggcagtcatggtctggtggttagggcaCCAGTCTTGTTAGGGGACCggaaggttgtgggtttgattcccaagcaatgactgaagtgcccttgcaCACGGCACTTCCCCAACTGTTCCCCTGCCACTAGGCTagggtaccacagccccctagtgatcactaatGTGCACTTTGTAAGTTGCACTAGGCAagggtaccacagccccctagtgatcactttGTCAGTTGCTCTGgctaagagtgtctgctaaatgccttaAATGTTTATGCAAATTATTGGTTCATAGAGGTGTTAAGACCTCTCCGTCATTCATTAAAATTGTAAAATTGAaaaagtacatttacatttattttataattGCTCTCATGGTCTTTGTTGATTATATTGTAACGTGGTGTGGAAAGGAGAGGCAGCAGGCAGATCCATTGTCAACATAACAAGGCTCTTTTAATAATTGCCTCAGCAGCGTAATCACATAAATGAGCTGAGATCATGCAGAACAGACTCAAAAGTACACAAAACTCGAGGGAATGCCATAAATGAGACAACATTACACACACGTGGCAGGCATGACTTACAAATACAAACTACATAAACTGACACCAGGCAACTTAACTAAacagcacacataattacacatATAATCAATAATCACATAACATAACCACAACATCACATAGAGCATTACaggagccacgggggctcatgcgTAAATTTCACcatcccccattggaccgacgcctACACAGCCCCCCCACCAAGAGGTTAGCCGTCATCGGTGACCAAACAGGACACATCATCAATGACTACACATAGCAGTTTGCACACAGCACGAGGCACATCACAACGGCAAGGCATGTGTATACAGACAACGCAGTGGCATCACAAGATCAGGTGACCCAGCACAGCAGAGCAGCATTACACATTTCTTCAATGTAACATTACAACAGGTCATACAGCATGACAATGTCAGGAGGCCCAGAACAACAGAACATCAaataacaattttatttatttactttttaaacATACAAAAATGCAAGGCATGGCAAAACACATGAAACATCCCGCTCAACTCACATTTGCTGTAGTGGCCTGGGAGTCCGGTAACTCCGGTAACCCCTCACCGGGCAGCTCCTGTTTAGTTTCCTGGCGCATTGCATTGGTTCACCTTGTGGCCGAGTTCACCACAGCGTCAGCAGGACAGCTGTTTGCTCGGTGGCTAGTCCCAAGGCCGCGTTGCCGTGGTCCATCCATCGACTTTTCCGGAGAGTATCGTCTCAGCTCTGGTCGCCTCTTCCACTGCGGCGTCGATAGTGTCCGGGTTTGCCAGCCGGACGTACTTTCAAAGCTCGCTCGGCTCCAGCATGCCCACAAAGTGGTAGAGGGAGAGCTGTTGTTGGGAACAATGGGTACGACCAACAGGGCCACTTCAGAAGCCAGGACGCCTATCGGCTCACCCCAGGCCCACCGTCGGTTGGCCAGTAGTTGCTTTGCTGCTGATTCGTAGGCTGTCTCCCGAAATAAGTCTCCAGCATCCTCCTCAATGGCGCGAGCTCGCACCAGCACTCTGCGgggagtcaaagtcaaagtcaaatttatttatatagcgctttttacaacacatgttgtcataaagcggctttacaattgtatgggtccagatccctaatgagcaagccaaaaggcgacagtggcaaggaaaaactcactatgatggtggggattaggaagaaacctcgggaggaccaaggctcaaaagggaacccattctccattgggcggcccgttagcacaagtccgtatttatggataaaaggtggttctatagttatagttaaggttcttgttccccggccaagtagtcacagtcccttttggtgcagatggtgagccttaGGTAGGAGCTAGAATCAGCAcatcctcttgtggcaatggcacatccaaccccgccatCAGTATATCCACTGGCAatccagaccatctcccaggtgcttgtaggtacTTGCATGCAATCgacttgggtagaagcatgcaaaaagatagacaatacagactgagtgtgtggacatcaattcaaaccaccattgatttaaacatatatAGCTCatatgccagtgattagcatgtggcttcggcaggctaatctatagcagcataactaaagggaggggttcagaggtgaccacagtcatgagggctcactgagacattgctttccagccaagtcattgtcacagctagagtgatgccatgacacagctggatgacagcatcaacatctcagaagaaatctcaatgtctgggggcccccaagccccacactttacaaggggaatattaactgaagacttgattaaataggtgagtcttaagtctagatttaaagactGGAACCGTGTCAGAATCTTGGATTGGAGCTTGAAGGCTactccataattgaggggctttaaaggagaaagctctgcctccagctGTAGTCTCACAAATTTTTGgtactaggagaaatccagcattttgggagcacaAAGGGTAAAATGGGTTGTAGTAAGTTCACTCacatattgtggggcaagaccatttaacgccttataggttaacagaaaaATTTAAATTCAATTCGATGTTTAATCGGACGCCAGTGTAATGCTGCGaaagtgggactaatatgatcgaattttctagccttagttaggactctagctgcagcattttgtacaagttgtagcttctttatggactgtttagagcatccaaatagaagaccattacagtagtccaatcttgacgagacaaaagcatggaccagcttctttgcatcagctaatgaaagtgtctcatcttggcgatattacgcaaatggaaaaaggcagccttagtgacattgcatatatgtgtgtgtcaaatgaaagatccgaatcaatagtgacacctaagctttttgtgGTAGATttaaggcccattcacaccctacggtaattacggatacggaccctttcgtccggttccggaggtcatttcatccgtcagtgggtccgttgccagagcgcttacgaatccgtagtaacggagcaatataaaccgcaaatcagggggcagtagagagtcagaagcatcggacgtacaccaattcgggaaaatcaatgaagaagagtactggactttaaaaaatgacgctcgagttagaagagaaactttgcgagttggttagaggctacattctgctacggtgccaggtcatcgcgataaacagcgatgcaaaaacagctgggaggagattgctggtgcgctggtgccggaaatttgactatactgccctctagaggatgtattttaaaaaatcataacaacgttggaaacggaaagaggtatagtggccccctacggaggctacgtttggtacggacggacgaaattcgtccgtgtccggaggtataaagcaggctttaggtgttactgaaaaaacatctagggtaagggcaatatcagcccaattgcttctagcagctttggacccaagaatcagcacctcagtcttattgGAATTTTGTTGAAAaaaattagatgccatccagtttttaatgtcctggatgcAGTTGGGAAGCTCAACTAGAACTCTAAGCGCCAGTCCCTGTAGCGATAAGCCTCCATCTCCGCATCTGTCCACCCTTTGCAATTCGCCAGAACTTCCAGTTGTGCTTCGAAGGCCGCCCAGTCTGTGTCACCATTGTAGCATGGCAGGTTAAGCCGGTGCGCCGTGCTCGCTGCCGTCGCCATCATCGCCGTGGCCACTGTCTCCATCTCCGGTGCACGAGGGGCGGGTGGAGTTGCCATCGCCGTCTTGCTCTTCCTCTGCGGCGTTGTCCGTCGATGGGAGAGCGGTGGTTCATCGTCACTCAGCCCATCCAGCCGCTGCTTCTTCCTCATTGCGCCGCTTGATCTctgtgctctctccctctccatccttGGAGATGCGACCCATCTCATCACACAGgaccacttctgacaccaattGTGGCATGGTGTggaaaggagaggaggcaggcaGATCCATTGTCAACGTAACAAGGCACTTTTAATAATTGCCTCAGCAGTGTAATCATGTAAAGGAGTCATGAACAGACTCGAAAGTATACAAAACACGAGGGAATGTCATAAATGAGAcaatattacacacacatggtAGGCATAACTTAGAATACAACTACATAGACACAGTGCAACATCAcacataattacacacataatcAATAATCACATAGCATAACCACAACATCAGATATAGCATATGCAATACCGgagcgggggctcatgggtaagtagcCCCATCCCCCATTGGACTGATGCTACAATATGTTGTAATACTGTAATGCGGGGGTACAGACGTGTACACACTGCATGTAaaaactgagagagagatggacccaagtgccggctcacaCTGACAGTGAGATTGGTCGAGCCAGTAGTAGTAGTGAGAGAGTggaatgcgcacacacacagcaaaagcACCAAACACAAATAATGACGCGAAAACCTAAACGCGTTCGAAGAAAATATCGACCGTAATAACTCAGGAGGAAAGCcaacacaaaacaacacataaaaataaaaacttgaCAATAAAGAGACGGGAGAAAACAATAAAGGTAACTCAAAGGACATGGCACAACTCCTCCTGTGTTGGAGGACAACTCCTCCTGTGGTAGCTGAAGGAGTGGCACCCAGGTCAGGCCTGACAAATGCTGTTGAAATTTCTGTTATTTATACAAACATCTGCATGAGCCTATGAAAAATATGCTGCTTTGCTTTGCAATTCTCTATTTGGAACAACTGGTCTATATCCTAAATTACAGAGAGACTTATTGTCTGAAAGACAAGTGGTGTCTTTTCAAGCCTGTATATTTCAGGCATTTTTCATTTATACATGTGGTTCTTCAGAGTTCACTCTGTTATCTGCCATGGCCTATGACAGATATGTGTCCATATGTAAACCATTACAATATGCAACTCTTGTAAAAATGTCCACAGTTAAAAAGCTTTTGTTTTTCAGTTGGTTTTTGCTTTCTTGTGAAAATAGTATTGGGGTGATATTACCATCCCAACTTCAATTTTGCTAATTCAGAATACATAGAATTTATTGTGACAATTCGTATGGATTATTTGTTTTAACTGTGGCTGTATTTCCACCTGTGCTTTTCATAGTTTTCTCGTAAATTCGCATACTTACAGTCTGTTTAAAAAGTTCAAAAGATTTCAGAAGTTTTTAATGAACAGTTTTAATCTAATTAGCCATATTGAGTTTGTGAGAAAGCAAAACCAAAAAGCAGATATTAGTACATTTCATAATAGAGGAGACAATATAATAAGCAATATACTGGTCATGTGTAGCTATGGCAGACCTGACCCGCTCGCGTGAGATCGTTGATACATTAGAAGTCAAAAGTAAATGTGACAcggggacagaggcagcaggaggcagaggttgcAAGCGAAaggctttattatccatggTTAGAATAACTGAAACACTCAGGCCACTTGGCAGAACAAACACAAAGGAATACTCAAAAAGATGAGAAGCAGAAGAGAGTCCACAGGCGAACAGCAGTCCGGGTGCAGAGCAGGCTATCCCACATAGCGAGGCGAGGATGCAGGGTGAAAGGTGCACTGGACAGCGAGACCTGTGGGGATTTGTGGAGCCCGATTCTAATCAGTGACAGGTGTTAGTATTCGGGTGATTGAGATGAAGGGAGTGTCTGGGAATGAGAGGGTGTGCACTGTGTTGGAGTGGGCATGCGTGACTGTGAAGGAGTGAatgtgcgcgccctctggtggcgtctgggctgacccaccgtgacaGTAAGGACAAAATATTTGGGGCGAAATACTATGCCGCTTCTATTATAActtatgtttttatatttttatttgcatCTTTCCAGTAAGTTCGCTCATGCAAATTCACTCAAATGTCCAGTGTTTGGACAGCATTCAAGAAATGAGCTCTTAGCTTTTAAACATGTCAGCTAAAGTTAAAAAGGAAGACTGATACAGAATGCAGTTTCTTTTAACAAGGCATGGAGttctaaatatttatttactgaAGTCAAAGGTAAAGCTGTGTGGTTAGTTTATGAAGAACAGATAGCTGTGTTTAAGGATTGCAATCTGAATCGCTATTATGAGAGTAAACATGCAGAGGAACTGGACTGATGCAGAGTTGCACGGGTATTGAAAATATTTAGGATCAGCTTTATGATATCCCACAAAATTACAAGAAACTGTAATTGGCAAAGGATGTTTGGTGGACCcgaggaaaagaaagagtttgaaAATAAAATTTCCACCCCtgctattaaaaaaaatatatatttcttctACCAGGCCATCAGCCAAATATTCTCAATATCAATCTCACAGAATCAAACATTTCTAAATAGAATATAGTCTAATTAAGTTTCATTAGGGTTTAACTTGCAATACTTATGTATGAGGTTTGTTACAGTTGGGGTCAACTTCAACATGTCTGTTTCTCAGTTGTGGTCGGTCTGATAGGTGCTCTATCCTGGTATGGCCCAGTTTCTCCTGATTTTCTAGTCTCATGCCATTTTCTTTCCTTCAGGTGAAGCCTCAAGCGAAGAGAAAGCCAAAAAGAAGTTTAACACTTTCACTGCCATGTCATACAGATGCAAGCAGCTGTTAAGAGGAATTCACTATGAAATCAAGGTGTGTGTTTCCTCCATGGAATCTTCTTAAGATATTTGTAAACTTTTCCTAACTTAAAACATTAATGTTGTATGtacttgtctcatgccaactgtaaagcatcctgaaaccattcatgtgtggggttgcttctcagccaagagaatcggctctctcacagtcttgcctaaaaacacagccatgaataaaaaatggtaccagaatgttctccgagagcaacttctcccaaccatccaagagcagtttggtgatcaacaatgccttttccagcatgatggagcaccttgccataaagcaaaggtgataaataaatggctcagggaacaaaacatagagagattttgggtccatggcctgagaaactccccagatcttaatcccattgagaacttgtggtcaatcatcaagagatgacaaacaaaaacctacacattctgacaaaatgcaagcattgattgtgcaagaattgACTGCTATccgtcaggatttggtccagaagttgattgagagcatgccacggagaattgcagaggtcctgaagaagggtcaacaatgcaaatattgacttgctgcattaactcattctaactgtcaataaaagcttttgttactgtGACACCCTGAATGTTTAGTCACAATAAAgtaattatttatttcatattttatttgtatattctcttggtttgtgtatatatttgttATTGTATTGTTATTTAATGCTTCCAGCCCTGTAGGGGGAGCTAGACTCAAGGGGGCGGGCACTAGACTGGGGCTTAGATGGGCAACTCAAACCGAACACACTGTCTCACGTGTCGTTTGTTGATCCTGTTTCCCAGGTGGGTAAAAATGTGAAAGTGTACAGATTGTACACTGTACAGATACAGTGTACAAAGTAGTATAGTAAGATTTGAcgagtatgtgtatgtgtgtaaagatTAAACTGTGTTGAATGAGTCGCTATAGCCACATGCGTTGGCAGACGTTCAGGCTAGCTAGCGCTAGCAACTTTAGCCTGCTTGTCACTATCCCCGTCCTCTCATTAGTATGAGTCACCCGGCAGTAACTGTGCGCCTCTCAATTGGGTTCACTCTGGTTAGTCTCtggtagggctgaacgattaattgcatttgcgataatctcgcggTATTTTAAAACGtgattctctaatcgcacaggctgcgatttaaactggtcatgtgacttgggagcgagccgagccgaggacgaacggagcaaacccgagcaggaggcagggaggtggagaagtgaagttaacacagcgcactttaacttgttgcacaatggcttcaggctcgacagaagctgacacaactgaaagtctaataccaaagaggggcagcacatcagttgtgtgaaattactttggcttttaaaaagatgctgctcaacgtcaggtacagtgtaaaacgtgccttgctactgttacTACGACgggaggtaacactacaaacctttttAAGCATAAAAaataacaccacaaagcctcgtatgatatttgtaaggctaaaatcccaacgaccagtgctgcatcttcaaatacgcaaaagtgtttctctgcgcttatacagccttagtatgcggtgagcagcgaaataccgtaaaatcacgcatataggcgcaataagatttaaagcacgcaTGAATTGCAAAAGCggggatagcttgaccgcggtacagcagacagggttcactgaccgaactgtttgaaagtgtaactccttatggatgtaattggaagcggcacgctgaaataactcgggcagtaacggagttcatagtgaaagacatgatgcccgttaatatagtgaacaagcccggcttcatggctttgttaaacacactggatatgcgctaccaaatgccctcacgcacatattttagccaagttgctatacctgcagggtctTGAATAACATGGTCAAATAAACTATTATTTATAGTATAATAATTAATGTTGAGGATAAGATTTATTAGTTCCTTACTGGTTTCTGTGATTTGCATCACTATTTGTAGTGTTAAGAGAAGCTAAATGTATtcttgtgagtgtatgtgacatGCAGATGTTATTATGCAGAGTTGTGTTAAACTGCAAAAAGGAGAAAATAACAGACCAAAGGTAAAGAAAAGAGAATGTTTTGTAtgtttaataaagaaaaaaaggagATGAATCTGAGAACTCAAACTGAACACACTGTCTCACGTGTCGTTTGTTGATCCTGTTTCCCAGATCTCATCCATAACTGCTACTACCCTACCCACACACCTGGGGGGTGTAACattactcataatatgattgcaattatatttctgtatgtgataaaaacatctgacaaaaacacataaaaaccagagggcagcagatcatgtaaaaatataatatttgtgtcattctcaaaacttttggccatgactgtagttGTTAAAGCGTGTTCTGCCttattgaaaataaatatcgcTTATTTGAACACACCTCGTGTTCATATCCTCAAACCCCTCGCAACCCTGCCAGAAAGACGAGCCGCCAATGTGCGCCAGTGTGCCCCCTCTCCCAGGTCCCATCTCACGCCTTCACCCGGCTCGAGGGAGAATGCATATTTTCCTACCTTCAGCTACATGCTCGCGAGGCTGAGGAGGAGGCACTGGCAGGTTTGAACCGTGCCTGCTAGTCGGCGAGGGACTCCCCCCTCCTGGCAAGAGAGGTGCAAAGAGGCATAAAGGGAGCGGTGAGGGTTGCCATCGCAATGGTGACATTAGCTCTGCCACAGGACGAATTTGGGAAagaggactccgaggaggaggagg
This Brachyhypopomus gauderio isolate BG-103 chromosome 6, BGAUD_0.2, whole genome shotgun sequence DNA region includes the following protein-coding sequences:
- the LOC143516162 gene encoding olfactory receptor 10J4-like gives rise to the protein MDYSTNITYLILEGHVDLKKYRYIYFIIALMVYLLIICCNTVVISVIYTNKHLHEPMYIFVAALLCNCLFGTTGLYPKLLSDLLSESQVVSLQACVFQAFFIYTCGSSEFTLLSVMAYDRYVSICKPLQYATLVKMSTVKKLLFFSWFLPSCENSVGVILTFQLQFCKFRIHRIYCDNYSIVKLGCGDISLNNLYGLFVLTVAVFPPVVFIVFSYIRILTVCVKSSKDFRRKALQTCLPHLLSLVSFTLTSCFEVISSRFELNMPNIVAMIMSVEIFVIPPLINPLIYGLKLQEIFNRIKKMTRRKIDPSF
- the LOC143516163 gene encoding LOW QUALITY PROTEIN: olfactory receptor 4M1-like (The sequence of the model RefSeq protein was modified relative to this genomic sequence to represent the inferred CDS: substituted 2 bases at 2 genomic stop codons), whose product is MRILKGFKHCTNITYLTLARYVELERHRYVYFIIILMVYLLIICCNTVVICMNKTLHEPMYVKYAALLCNSLFGTTGLYPKLQRDLLSERQVVSFQACIFQAFFIYTCGSSEFTLLSAMAYDRYVSICKPLQYATLVKMSTVKKLLFFSWFLLSCENSIGVILPSQLQFCXFRIHRIYCDNSYGLFVLTVAVFPPVLFIVFSXIRILTVCLKSSKDFRSEASSEEKAKKKFNTFTAMSYRCKQLLRGIHYEIKVPSHAFTRLEGECIFSYLQLHAREAEEEALAGPTEYYGNEGSSPPSEYEEEETSPPQSKCSEGGACSEEAESLSPL